The Rhizophagus irregularis chromosome 31, complete sequence genome includes the window GCAGAATGCATGTGATAATTTTGGGTTTCAAAATTCggttactcttttttttttccttaggcGATCTATCATTTCATGTCGCTAATACTTTGCTGATATAGTTCGATTAAAGAATTGTTCGAGAAGATATCATTTTCTTCTCCTTCACAAAACCAAAGCCTTATTTGCTCGTGATATTTTTTCTGCTATAAAAGATTCAGTACAAATATACTTTGGCGATTATGGTGTTGGATGTATTGCAGCTTCCATTAGTGGTATTCGAATTTTTTCGGTAACTTTTAGCAAACTACCTTTTTTtacgaatttaataaatattatccgTCATATATTTGTCTCCGTTCACAAATATTGGTGTACTTAGAATATCAAGAGAACATTATCATATCATTTGGGGTGCAATGACTTATATTACACAAATAGACGAGACGTGTATTACATACATTAGGTGGTATTATTGAGATCTATAaagaccttttttttaaaaaaattaaataaataaaatgaaaaaacaagCCAATTGTCTGCTGAATTACGcggtaaaaaattatgtaatatttttttttattattataattaattttgatttgaacattgatgaattatttgaaatcaaattatggttatgaaaattttttagaaataatgtGGGGTTAGCTTTAATTTGTTTGTGATTTAGATAACATTAGATTAGTGCAAGAGTTGACAAGGTTTGCAAAGGCAAAATGAATTAATGGCTTGATCCAATTTAATTCTACTTCTagtttttagaaaaaaaatacatacaatTTAGGCCagaactataaattttttggtcaaattataaatataacagATTCTGGTTATGTTTTTAATGTATTGCCAAGAGCCAAATCggcattattttaataataaattttggagCTTAATGATTTACATAAACAGggttaatataattatatagaatatgatttaatatgaaTACCGTATACAAATTAATAAGTTATCAAAAGAAAGAATGATTCAACTGGTCAATCAGAGTTCTATCACGTGAATCTGAAGAATTTAAATCAACTCCAAAAATACGTTTAGTACATAAACTTTATAGTTTTCTAACAGTTCTATAAAAATGCCCAACCAAAACCTTCCTGCAAATGTAGATGAACTTCTTCAGTTCATTTCTATGAATGTGAACAGTGATGGCTATGATAAGCAACTAGCACCGGTCTTGAAACAAATTCCACCGCAATACTACTTGCAGTCTACTAGCGATAATAGAGACCCTTTAGATCTTTTGGATCAAACCATTTTCAGTTTACCCTACACTTACTTCCTGTAGGTTATTAAGACTTAAACGATTTTCTTGTTTTAAGCTTGCAGAACGCTcacgaaaaatttttgttgttttaGTGCCGCGCGATGTCAAGCGGATAGACCAAACACTGCGcgtttaattcaatatattcttcaatttttGACGGTATTTGACGCGAATCAAGTTCGACTAATACCCGATAAGTGTAAGTATTACTTATAAGTCACATActtatacaatattaattaaatcttatGTATGTTAACTTTTTACTCGTTAGTCCTGCAAGTTGCTCAAGGGTTGTGTAGATTAGCTACCCTTTATGGAAACGGAAACGTAAGAAAGTAATCGTAATCGCAAagcataattgaataattcatAGTATAATTTACTCAGAACTATGGTTCTAATTTGCATTGTCTTAGAGTGTCATCGCCATTAAGCCACTCGCGAATGCTATTCAGAGATATGCTCTTACCCCAAATCATCTCACGAATTTACACCAAATGTTTGTTAAggtaatcaaatattttatacctATTATTAATTGTCTTTACTAGTTTATTTCTAAAATCTTTTATCGCGTACTTATCAATTAGGAATGTTTGTTATTGAAATGTTATAAGCAAGCACTTCCAATATTGCAAAACGATATTACTGAAATAGACGTACAGGTGAACAACTTGAgaattacattatataataatttttgtagttACTTATTGTTTAGAATTTCTAGAGTACGGCGATTTCCTATACCGATCATTTGCTATATCATTATTATGGCGCGATGATTTATATAGGATTAAAGAATTACGAACGTGCCCTTTATTTCTTAAAACTGGTGAGATAGTTTTCTGGGttattaagtttttaatatataatttttttctagctgatttggcttttttttactAAGGTGATATCAGCACCAGCGAATGTAACTAGTCAAATTCAAATCGAAGCTTATAAAAAGTTTACCTTAGTATCGCTTCTCCTGCATGGAAAGGTTAGATTAATATATGCTTGGTGATATTTAAATGAGGAACAATAACcatttgttgttttttttttgaatgatatCAGATCGCTCAACTTCCTAAATATACTGCTAATGTAGTTTTTCGTTCAGTGAAAAATCAATGTCAAGCTTATCAAGACTATGCATCTGCATTTGAGAGCTTAAACGTAAAGCGACTGCGGAATGAATTCAATAAATGGACCGATGCCTTTAGAAAGGTggagtttttttaaataaaaaaatgaatttaaatttgtattaaatagttttttttttttttgaaatgtgTTTACTTTCACGATAGGATAAGAATCTTGGTTTAGCAAAACAAACTCTTGATGCTATTTATCGACGAAACATTCAACAATTGACACAAACTTATTTGACATTGTCATTAGCTGATATTGCGGATGCAGTGGGTTTAGAAGGACATGATGCACCGAAAATGGCCGAGAGTTATGTCCTGCGAatggtatttattatatttacttttcgttatatttaaaagtatattgtCTTATCATCTGTTATAATAGATCGAATCTCGCGAGATATTTGCTACCATTAGTCACTCTCACCAGAACGGAATGGTATCCTTTCACGATAATCCTGATCGTTATGATACCTCACTAACAATTACTCAGCTCGaagaacaaataaacaaaGCTACTACCGTGAGCGAACGTGTCATTAAAACTGATAGGATTGTGGGATGTAGTAAAGAATATCTTCAAAAGGtgagaatattatattattatttttgttactattaatatattaaataacatatAACTTTGTATCTTTAGAGCCAACATATACTTGCTGGAGGTGCAATTCCGGGTGGACTCGGTCCTGGTGATGATCCTGATTTCTTAGGAGGTGGTGGTGGTTATGAGAATTTCATTGATGATGGAAAatattttagctaaaaaatgGATGTTTTCACTAATCTATATACTTATGTTAAGTTACGTGGCattattagatattaattaaatttattacatgaaTTATGTAAGTATGTATGATTTAGCATCCATGCTGTGAAATTctttcataattataaattaataaaaaaaaaaggaaactttACAGAATGATTGaagtgataataaatattaataatggcAAATggtaatgataaatataaatttagccTTTACGCATACGATTAcctaatttgtaaaataaatattaatatttacataaaatatgaaatatactaaaaaagttAGTTTTACCCGATCCATAGGGATGAGAGTCTTTGAATTCATCCCATTCTCGTGCTTTGAGCGTCTCTTCATCTATAGCACGCTCATCGTTATCATCGATTTCCTTCTTTTCTGGTATTTGCCTGAAagaacattattataaataaactatttacatcTTATATAAGATATCTTTACTTCTTACCCTCCTCCGCTAATGATATTGCCTCGTGCAGCTTCTTGCTCAAGATATTCGTCAATAGTCATTGTTGGAAGACGCCAGCCTGGTCTAAAGACTTGTTCTCGAATGGTTTCGCGATTCGTGATAACAAATGGTCGAAGTGGCTACAtagaaaataaagattaatctattttttatacatatgaATGAATAAATCTTACCTTTCCATCTTTCGATAATAAGGGACCAGTATCTCTAGAAATGGTTTCGACCTTATTGTCATCCAACAAAGGACTGGGCCCAGATTGTTCACGAGTTTTTCGCATTTGATCAAGTAATTCAAGCTCTTgtttaattgaaattaattgttCAATAGATTTTTGTATGAACAAATCAATAAGAGTCAAGGTATGTTCGCGACTAATATCTTCTTTGTCATTATCTTCAAAAGATAACAACGTTTGTTGTAAAGTCTATTCCAATTAACGTAACAATTCCAAATGAGTTAGCCAATTAACTAAGCAAAGATGATAGCGAAATGTAGTAGATAGATTACCTCTAACTTCATTTTAGTCTCTTTCTCTCTTTTGTAACGCGCGATCTTTTCTTCACGCCTCTTAGCGGTATCCTTTTTAACTTCATTTGTTtgtatttcaataaattttctatccttcaaattattaaataaacgaATTATATGCTAACCAGTAAGACAAACTCAATTTAAAACAagctaatttaaaaaactaacCTCCTCTTTTAGTATTTCATGTAATTCGACATTCCTTAAAAACTGTTCAAAATATAACTTATAGacagaaaaaaatatcgaAAACGATTGTTATGACGCGATTCATTTATAAgatatttagaaaatgaatACAAACTTTTGCCTCATTTAGTGTTTGCATTCGATCATTGTCAGTTAATTTAGTTGTAAGATCGCCAAGATAGGCTTCCACCAAAAGAAATCTACATAATCATATCGCGTGAGTATAAGTCAGTCTAAATCGCAAAAAATTTATCCTGCggttctctcttttttttaacttgacCTTAAATCACTAGTATTAATATCTTCTACAGTTTCATTTgcactaaaaatttttaatttatccacTAGTTCTACACATTTTCTAAAATGTGAAATTGCACTTTTAACATCTTGCTAATTATCCCCAATCGGGAAATAAACttgttttaatatcttttttttgaagcaattaaaaaaataacactaattaaataaatacttgaTATAACTGGTCAGACGAAGCAAGTTCTGTATTCTCAATACTTTTATAAAGTTCTTGTCCCACGCGAAATTCTCCTGATAACGAATTTTCTGCcatttaacataaatttcgCGTTCAGAAttaaaattgacaaaaattGCATCAATTTATAGATCTGCTGCCTATGATAATCATTGaacataattaaatttctgccaaaattatcatttaacctaaattttttttttggatcaaataattgattgaaaatttttttttctttggaaaGATATCAGAATGGTGAGAAAACTGTACGATTTACTAAACGGTCTACGACTCTGGACCACCCTTTAAGAAACTAACTATTTTCTTTCATTGAATTGCTTCCGTTTAGGGAATGCGTCTGGAAATCAAGgtttgtatatattatatatacaattttttttttttataaatttaaattgaagTTATTTCGATCTAACTTTCGTTGACTTCAAATAGCGCAAATTGTTTGCCCGTTCAGATCGCGTAAAATGTGTAGATTTCCATCCGACAGAACCCTGGTTACTCGCAAGTTTGTATAACGGTAATGTGTACATTTGGAATTATGAGACACAGGTAAAAAGTTTCTTCTAAAAgagaatcaaatttaattatatgaccaaaatttaattaatttaatttgaaaaattataaatgaatttttatgtGATTAACTCATTTTACATGTCAAAATATTTAGGCTTTGGTAAAAACTTTCGAAGTTACAGATGTTCCGGGtaacgttaaaataattaaacattatCAAACTTTATTCATGTAcgattaacattttattaaaatttttttagttcgtGCTGCTAAATTTATTGCTCGCAAGAATTGGCTAATTACTGGATCAGATGATATGCAAATACgtgtatttaattataatactcATGAGAAAGTTACAACATTTGAAGCTCATCCTGATTATATTCGATGTATTGCGGTACACCCTACTCAACCTTTTGTTTTAACCGGTTCAGATGATATGACTGTCAAATTATGGGATTGGGAAAAAGGATGGAAGAACATTCAGGTATCCCTTTAactttaatagttttttatcttgatttaaattacgtaaattacatataagtTCAATTTATCTCTTTGCAATTAAATAGATATTTGAAGGTCATACGCATTATGtcatgaatataaattttaatcccAAAGACTCGAATACTTTTGCTTCAGCTTGTTTAGATCGTACAATTAAAGTATGGTCTCTTGGTTCTGCAGTGGCGAATTTCACACTCGAAGGTCACGAAAAAGGAGTGAATTGGGTTGAATATTATCATGGTGGCGAAAAGCCATATCTAGTATCTGCTGCCGATGATAAACTTGTCAAGATTTGggattatcaaaataaaacttGTGTTCAAACTTTAGAAGGACATACTCAGAATGCTGCTTTTGCATGTTTTCACCCAGGATTACCCATTATTATTTCTGGTAGTGAAGATGGTACTGTTAAAATTTGGCATTCAAATACATATCGTCTGGAAAACACTTTGAATTATGGTTTAGAACGTGCTTGGACTATTGCCTACCAAAAAGGGAACAATAATGTCGCGTTTGGATATGATGAAGGAGCTGTTTGCGTCAAGGttgaatatcattaaaatttcatttgatttCCATAGATCAATAACTGATTTGATATCATAGTTAGGACGTGAAGAACCAGCTGTTAGTATGGATAATTCtggaaaaataatttgggcaaaACATAACGAAATTCAAACAGCTAATATTAAGGCTGGACATGGTACGACGAAAACTTTTACTAGTATTTGAAAAGATATcttcttattaaaaattgtaaaaaaaaattctttcaactCTTTTAATAACAGACGATAATATTAAGGATGGTGATCGACTACCTTTACCCGTTAAAGATTTAGGCAGCTGTGAAATATACCCCCAAACATTGCAACATAGTCCCAATGGAAGGTATACGAAGATAAATTCCTTactaagaaaatattaaaaaataatacaaaccGTTCTTATCATCATTTAATAGATTCGTTGTTGTATGTGGTGATGGTGAATATATCATTTACACGGCACTTGCTTGGAGAAACAAAGGGTTTGGTAATGGTCTTGAATTTGTATGGGCTCTGGACTCAAACGAGTAAGTAAGTTTTCATATTAATGGATGGATCAAAGGATGAAATTGCtcatttaactttataaattatagatATGCTGTAAGAGAATCCACAACAAAAATCAAACTTTACAAAAACTTTAAGGAAAGGccgaattctttaaaattgaattttacaGCTGAAGGAATTTATGGTGGAACCCTTTTAGGCGTAAAAAGTTCTAgtttcttaaatttatatgattgGGAAACATGTTCTGTTGTTAGAAGAATTGACGTTGTCCCAAAAAGCGTgagtttgtttatttttattacagaaGCATAGTAATCATtcgtttattttgtttattttgattCCCATTGAATTTAACgtaatattatattggatTAATTATAGTTAAATAAGGAATATGATcaattctgattttttttctgtgTTCGATTTGTAGGTACATTGGTCAGATATTGGTGATCTTGTAACCATAGCTTGTGAAGACACTTTCTATGTTTTACGATTTAACCGCCAAGCCTACACACAGTTCATAGAAAGTGGCGGGGAAGTCAGCGATGAAGGTGTTGAACAGGCATTCGAGTTTGTAACAGAAATTTCGGAgaggtaaaattaattattcttatttgATGTCTTTTCAAAAAATCCAACAATCTCGGACAAGCataattgtctttttttttctagtatCAAAACGGGAACATGGGTTGGAGATTGTTTCATTTATACGAATGCTGTAAATCGATTGAATTATCTCGTTGGTGCTCAAACATTCACTATTAGTCACTTTGACACGTAAGttctatattttatctttctttatttaaaaaaaacattctaaaattaatcaattatagAAACATGTATTTATTGGGTTACATCCCAAAAGATAATCGTATATATTTGGCCGATAAGgtaacaaaatttcaaaccCTGTTTGGCTTTATCCTAATCCTTAATCCCATTTAAACTCCTGtatgaataaaaattcattataggATGTTAACGTATATAGCTATGCTCTTTCTTTGACCGTTATTGAATATCAAACTGCTATTCTTCGAAATGATCTTGAAACGGCAGAGCAGTTGTTGCCTACTGTACCTGCTGAACAACGGAATCGTATTGCGAGATTTTTAGAAAGCCAAGGTATTTTTAGCGAGAAATTAATGTcaaatttaatgttttaaattttactaaaacaTTTGTTAATTATAGACCTTAAAGAACTTGCTCTCGAAGTTTCAACTGATATTGAACATAAATTCGAGCTTGCTGTCCAACTCAACAAACTTGATGTTGCTGTTGAAATTGCACGCGAAGCCGATACGGAAGCCAAGTGGAAGACTGTTGGAGATTCTGCTTTAAGCGATTGGAAGGTAATTGTTTAACCTGtattaattttcattcttAGAGTCTATAACTCtcatttattcatattatttatttaaatagttttcTCTCGCTGAAGAATGTCTCAAAAAAGCCAAAGATTTGAGTGGGTTACTTTTGTTGTATACCTCGTCCGGTAATGCCAAAGGCATTAGAGAATTGGCTGAATCAGctggtatttattttataataaacataaaatatatatttattcacgtaattaatatattttgtatttgatATATGCGTAATCAAAAGCTACGGATGGCAAGAATAATGTTGCATTTGCATGTTATTTACAACTCGGCCAAGTGGAAGATTGTATagaaatacttataaaaacTGATCGTATTCCGGAAGCAGCAATGTTTGCGCGAACTTATCTTCCaaggtaaatattattttttttttttttaacattaattttaatgtgattaataaaatccacggcaaataaatttatttcacagTCAGGTTccaaaaattgttaaattatgGAAAGAAAGTCTCGAGAAacagaacaaaaaaaaggcAGCTGAAGCTCTTGCAGATCCAGCTGATTATGAAAATCTATTCCCAGATTTCAAGCATGTAagtttttatgttttttttaaggaaaactTATTCAGttcaatatattaaacatgttttaaaattactttatacaGGCACTAATTGCCGAGGAACTTTCAAAGAAAACTCGAAATATATCTATTCCGGCCACATCTTACGCAGAATATAAAGATTCGCTTGATCAAGATATTATTGCAGGTATGTGACAGAATGTTTTACTagtttattgaataataaatttataaatcatttattctatgtagaaataaaagaaaaatatcctGATGGAGTATTACCATCTAACTTATCTCCTTTACACAATCGTCTTGTGAACAGTATAACAGCTAAAAAAAACGTGAATGGCGATATGGATGATGAAGTATATctcattattttataactaacaaaattatctcattatcatttatttataaatttttttttttaaaaaaaacaataggtATCAGTTGATGATGATCGTGATAATATGAGCCTCTTGAGTAT containing:
- a CDS encoding Coatomer subunit beta', whose protein sequence is MGMRLEIKRKLFARSDRVKCVDFHPTEPWLLASLYNGNVYIWNYETQALVKTFEVTDVPVRAAKFIARKNWLITGSDDMQIRVFNYNTHEKVTTFEAHPDYIRCIAVHPTQPFVLTGSDDMTVKLWDWEKGWKNIQIFEGHTHYVMNINFNPKDSNTFASACLDRTIKVWSLGSAVANFTLEGHEKGVNWVEYYHGGEKPYLVSAADDKLVKIWDYQNKTCVQTLEGHTQNAAFACFHPGLPIIISGSEDGTVKIWHSNTYRLENTLNYGLERAWTIAYQKGNNNVAFGYDEGAVCVKLGREEPAVSMDNSGKIIWAKHNEIQTANIKAGHDDNIKDGDRLPLPVKDLGSCEIYPQTLQHSPNGRFVVVCGDGEYIIYTALAWRNKGFGNGLEFVWALDSNEYAVRESTTKIKLYKNFKERPNSLKLNFTAEGIYGGTLLGVKSSSFLNLYDWETCSVVRRIDVVPKSVHWSDIGDLVTIACEDTFYVLRFNRQAYTQFIESGGEVSDEGVEQAFEFVTEISESIKTGTWVGDCFIYTNAVNRLNYLVGAQTFTISHFDTNMYLLGYIPKDNRIYLADKDVNVYSYALSLTVIEYQTAILRNDLETAEQLLPTVPAEQRNRIARFLESQDLKELALEVSTDIEHKFELAVQLNKLDVAVEIAREADTEAKWKTVGDSALSDWKFSLAEECLKKAKDLSGLLLLYTSSGNAKGIRELAESAATDGKNNVAFACYLQLGQVEDCIEILIKTDRIPEAAMFARTYLPSQVPKIVKLWKESLEKQNKKKAAEALADPADYENLFPDFKHALIAEELSKKTRNISIPATSYAEYKDSLDQDIIAEIKEKYPDGVLPSNLSPLHNRLVNSITAKKNVNGDMDDEVSVDDDRDNMSLLSMEVNTTGTGSVRGDVDFDDAASFATSEHERPSENLVSEEKELEELVQS